The nucleotide sequence AGCCCCGGTCAGTATCTTCGCCATTCACCCCCAGCACGGCGTTCTGCCCCAGTGGCTTTGCGCCCCACATATCACCAGAAACAAGTTTTTCCCAGTCATCCTGAAACGCGGATACGGGAATATGAAAATTCCAGCTGGTAGAGGGACCAATACGACTGTGGATTCCTACAACCTGCCCCTGCATATTAAACAGGGGGCCACCTGAATCCCCGCCGATGAGAGTACAATCTGTTTGCAGCAGATGTTTCTTACGGGAGACAATTCTACCAAGTCGCACGACGGGAGCACGCCCTGACTGATAGCCATTCGGATGACCTGTCGCCATGACCCATTCACCAGCCTCAATTTCAGAAATATCTCCCATTTTCACTGCAGACAGTTTGCTGATATCAACTTCATTGTCTTCCACAAGCTTGACCAGCCCGGCATCGAGCCCACGGTTCAATCCCATGGTACGCCCTTTTAAGGTTCTACCATCGTGTAGAATGATTGTCGCATTTTTTTGTGCCAGGCCAATGACATGAGCTGCAGTCAAAATATAGCCGGCTTTATTATCGATTATCACTCCACTACCCTGTGCTTCTCCTACACGGACAGAGACGGTACTCTCAATGGCCATTCTGGTCAGTGAGGTAACCTGTCGCTCAATTTCCTGAAGATCTTCAAGAGAATCAGGAACTGTTTTAAAGAAGACTTCAGACAGTTTAGCCGCAGGGGTAGCCGAAACCGGCTTCTGAACTTTGACGTCCTGAGCAGACAGCGGTGCTGTCGAAAATCCGACAGCAACAATCACTGCACCAGTGAGAAGGGATCTCAGCATCACTGTTACCGCCGTTCTGGTATTGATTTTAAGGGTTTGTCTCATAAGGCTTCACTTAACAGCTGATAAGGCTGTATCCCTCAGGTAAAATGTGTTGACTATAGAATACGCGATACAGCCTACACTTTTCAAGAAAAAACAGGAAAAACTCAGAGGTAGTCTATTATTCTAAATTCCTTTACTAATGGGACTTGGGTATGTTTCAGACACCTGAAAAGATTTTGAGAACTAAGAGATCAGACTCTTAGCATTGCTTTTATCCAACAGAAAATTCGCTATTATTAGTCCACGTCTTCTATTTTCAACATGCGTCTCGTAAAAGCCCGTCTCCTCTCAAGAAAGAATTTGTTGTCATATGGATATACAACAGACTGAATTTCCCGGCTTAGTGATCATCACCCCCCGCGTTTTTTCTGATGATCGTGGTTTCTTCAAAGAGACCTTTCAGCAGGAACGCTATGAACAGGCAGGAATACCAGGACCTTTTGTACAGGACAACCACTCACGGTCCTCTGCTGGTATCCTGCGTGGATTACATTTTCAGATTCACCGTCCCCAGGCAAAACTGGTTTTTGCAGTGGAAGGCGAAATCCTGGATGTCTGTGTTGATCTCAGAAAGAATTCTCCCACATTCGGGAAATCGATTTCGGTTCTGCTGTCGGCAGAGAACCATAAACAACTCTTCGTGCCTGCTGGATTCGCCCACGGCTTTTATGTTCTCAGCCCGCGTGCAGACTTCATGTATAAATGCACTGACTATTATTTTCCAGAACATGAGCGAACCCTGCTGTGGAATGATCCTGCTTTAGAAATCGAATGGCCTCTCTCAGACGAACCAATTCTGTCTGAAAAAGACCGTAAGGGACTTCCTCTCTCGGAATGTGAAATATTCGAATCACTATGAAATTGCCTCTCATCGCATTGACCATGGGTGATGTCTCAGGCATTGGTCCGCAATTGCTGGACGTGCTCTGCAGCGGCTCTGAAATTTTTCAGATCTGTCGGCCTGTTGTTTATGGGAATGCTGCTGTTCTCCGACGTGCATCACAACAATCCGGCTCCCAACTTCAGATCCGTGAAATCGAATCCATTTCAGACAGTCTGGAATTCCGGGTGGGAATCGCGAACTGTATTGATCGTGGTAACTCGAATGTCGCCGAGGTTGTCCCGTGTCAAATTGATGCCCGCTCTGGCCAGGGTGCCTATGATTATCTGGTGAGTGCCATTGATGATTGCCTGTCCGGAGAGATGGATGCCATTACCACAGCTCCTCTGAATAAGGAATCGCTCCGACTGGCCGGCATTGATTACCCCGGTCATACCGAAATTCTGGCTGACCGCTGTGGCGTCGCTGATTATGGTATGATGCTCTATCTGCCACATGGTGCTGCAATCCAGTCTCCTGCCGGTCTGGGAATCGTCCACACCACATTACATACATCAATTGCCAGCGTTCCCGGTTTACTCAGCACTGACGCGATATTTGAAAAAATCAGACTCATCTCGGGACTGATGCAAAAAATGGGAGTTGCCCACCCCCGAGTAGCCGTCTGTGCTTTGAATCCGCACGCGGGTGAGCATGGTCTGTTCGGCGATGAAGAAGCACGCATCATCTCCCCCGCAGTCGAACAGGCGATTCAATCAGGGCTTGACGCGACCGGCCCCTTGCCAGCAGACACCCTGATTCGCAGAGCTGTCCGTGGTGAGTTCGATGCCGTCGTCGCCATGTATCACGATCAGGGTCATATTCCCTTTAAATTGCTCGGTTTTGATCAGGCAGTCAACATCACACTCGGTCTGCCAATCGTGAGAACCAGCCCCAGCCATGGCACAGCCTTTGACATTGCCTGGAGTGATACTGTCCCTGAAACCCGAGGCATCATCGAAGCGACCAAAGCTGCTGCCAGGTTGTCGCAGCATCAGGCACATCGATAAGAGTTCGCGATCTGCTATTTCGACAGGACCCGATATGAAACTTTCTAAAATGGTACCTCACCCGGAAACGGATGTCACAAACCTGCTGTTGATCCGCCATGGGGCCACGCCTCCCAATGAACAGCGTCCCTTCATCCTGCAGGGGTGTGGGATCAACCCCAGTCTGAGTGAATCAGGTCAAAAACAGGCTGCCGCATTAGGCCAGTTCCTTTCGTCCACCAGTCCGATCCATCATGTTTACTGCAGCCCCATGATTCGAGCCCGGGAAACTGCTGAAGCGATCTGTGAACCACTGGGGTTGACTCCTCAAGAAGTGGCTGAAATCCATGAATGCGATGTAGGTCTCTGGGAGGGAAAATCCTGGGACATAATCATGCAGGAATTTCCCGAAGCTTATGATGCGTTCATACATGATCCGTATCAAAACCGGTATGAAGGGGGAGAATCGTACGGCGATGTGCTCAACCGGACAGAGCCTGCCATCCAGAGTCTGCTGGACCGGCATCTGGGAGAAACGATTGTCGTGGTTGCGCACAACGTGGTGAACCGGGTGTACCTCGCGCGGGTGCTGGGTCTGGAAATAAGCAAGGCCAAAGATCTTGCACAGACCAATACCGGGATCAACCTCATCCGTTACCAGCAGGGCGAAACGAAAGTCATCACGATGAACTCCATCTTTCACCTGAATGGGATTCCGCACTGATTTCGCTGGCGTCCCTTCAGTTGGTTTTGAGTAATTCCAGATAGGCGCTCAGTGTCTCCAGGTTCTCACTGAAGACTTCACTGGCG is from Gimesia maris and encodes:
- a CDS encoding S1C family serine protease, producing MLRSLLTGAVIVAVGFSTAPLSAQDVKVQKPVSATPAAKLSEVFFKTVPDSLEDLQEIERQVTSLTRMAIESTVSVRVGEAQGSGVIIDNKAGYILTAAHVIGLAQKNATIILHDGRTLKGRTMGLNRGLDAGLVKLVEDNEVDISKLSAVKMGDISEIEAGEWVMATGHPNGYQSGRAPVVRLGRIVSRKKHLLQTDCTLIGGDSGGPLFNMQGQVVGIHSRIGPSTSWNFHIPVSAFQDDWEKLVSGDMWGAKPLGQNAVLGVNGEDTDRGCKVTAVTRGFPAEIAGLQADDIIIQLNDEKITGIEQLAEVVQQYKPGQTVQITFIRAGKNMTFEVQLAARD
- the rfbC gene encoding dTDP-4-dehydrorhamnose 3,5-epimerase, with translation MDIQQTEFPGLVIITPRVFSDDRGFFKETFQQERYEQAGIPGPFVQDNHSRSSAGILRGLHFQIHRPQAKLVFAVEGEILDVCVDLRKNSPTFGKSISVLLSAENHKQLFVPAGFAHGFYVLSPRADFMYKCTDYYFPEHERTLLWNDPALEIEWPLSDEPILSEKDRKGLPLSECEIFESL
- the pdxA gene encoding 4-hydroxythreonine-4-phosphate dehydrogenase PdxA — encoded protein: MKLPLIALTMGDVSGIGPQLLDVLCSGSEIFQICRPVVYGNAAVLRRASQQSGSQLQIREIESISDSLEFRVGIANCIDRGNSNVAEVVPCQIDARSGQGAYDYLVSAIDDCLSGEMDAITTAPLNKESLRLAGIDYPGHTEILADRCGVADYGMMLYLPHGAAIQSPAGLGIVHTTLHTSIASVPGLLSTDAIFEKIRLISGLMQKMGVAHPRVAVCALNPHAGEHGLFGDEEARIISPAVEQAIQSGLDATGPLPADTLIRRAVRGEFDAVVAMYHDQGHIPFKLLGFDQAVNITLGLPIVRTSPSHGTAFDIAWSDTVPETRGIIEATKAAARLSQHQAHR
- a CDS encoding histidine phosphatase family protein, with protein sequence MKLSKMVPHPETDVTNLLLIRHGATPPNEQRPFILQGCGINPSLSESGQKQAAALGQFLSSTSPIHHVYCSPMIRARETAEAICEPLGLTPQEVAEIHECDVGLWEGKSWDIIMQEFPEAYDAFIHDPYQNRYEGGESYGDVLNRTEPAIQSLLDRHLGETIVVVAHNVVNRVYLARVLGLEISKAKDLAQTNTGINLIRYQQGETKVITMNSIFHLNGIPH